The DNA sequence cgctGAACAATGATTTCGTACAATGTCGCTAATTGCAATGATATAGCAAAACAATAAACAGCAAAGCGTTAtcgtttaaacaaatattatgaaactaCCATAATGTCCGTGAACTACATAAATGTAGGTGCTctacaatttattaaacatacGATTTATTAACAAGATAACGGTACAAAGCTAAATCTAACACAGATTTTTTGCTGCGCTATTTGAACATTTTCGGGTTTAACACCACCACTGTCTATCAGACTGTCGGTACATTTGTCACTAAGCTGTATCTCTTGATAGCtggatagttgaaattttcacagatgatgtatttccgTTGCTCCTATAGCAACAATTACTAAAATGtagttattatcaaaaaaaatgttggatgacaaataaatttgtgggaaaattattaataatccaatcaatcaaaattattaacttgttattttttagcctttttgtacggaacccgcAGTGTACTGCCTTACTGGAACTTGACCAGTTTGACCTTGGTAAAAATCCTTCCCCGATTTTTCTAAAATCCTCCTTGCAAGAAGATTTGGCATTGAAATCCAGCACCCTTCACTTTTAGTCAATAAGGTATTATAGAATAACTTTTAAAACGGTTTGTCAAGTTTCATCGACCTTTAAATCCTTTCCCTGACCCGGTAATCTGATCTGAAATCTGACATTGCAACCGATATTTCAAccacaaaacaaagaaatcgtTCTATTCAGGTcatcaaaatatacatttgcATATACTGTGTTAATTAGTCATGTAGAGTCCTGATCTAGTTCTAAGTCCTCTGCATCTCCACTACGTTACGTCAAGGAATCGTTGTTTTTTATGATTTAGGAGGCAAACGAGCATATGGATTGCCTGATATTAAACGATAACCGCCGCCCATGGAAACCTGCAACAACAGAGGAATCGCAAGTGCCTTAAAAGAAAAGTAGTCCAACAATATCGGTGTTAGCTTTTTAAAACGCTTGGAAATGTAATTGTATTTCGTCGCTAGTGATCTGAAATGTGTTTTGGTCATTTGTCAACTTATCCCCCCTTTTATATTAAACAGCTACTAAAGACTGCATTTgaatacaaatacttttattaaagtaGTTGACTGGTATATTTTTGCACCTATGAATAAATTCCTTTTAAACGAAAGGGCGTTCTAACCTTACAAAATCCTTAATAAATAGTTCACACAAAACGTAGGTGTGTTTTTTCTAtgactaatataatattttccgCTGATGCACGTAAGTACACTTTTGCATCAAAatgattcaaaatataataggattgaaaataaattagcacTCTTAAATCTATTTATGGGAATACCCAGTGTAGGGAAATGACATCTAGTAGTCTCAGACTGTTTACATGAGCCACGGTGTCAATTAGCATGTTTGGACGACGTTTAATATATAGACGCCGAACAATTTTCAAGTCAGTCGTAAAAGGGCAGCAATAAAATGGAGAACTATGTAAGTGGATTTTGTTTAAAGAGACTgtcaatacatttaaataacagtgATTTAATAGTGAAGACAGTGTAAATAGAATAAAGTGTGCTATGCTTTAATTGAGaacatatttcataatttctttaattacattatacctattactatgtatgtatgctTAAAGTTCCAAATGGAAATTACGACGCAATATTTtatcatcaatcattttttcaCTTAATGTAATGccgtgttttattatattaaaattaagtaatttaataaatgaatctgATCCATTTAAATTACGATCGATCTTCGCCGCCGTGCCGCAATAATGGAATCAACAATTCAACATTCATCACTCATTTTACTATATTTGTTTCCAGAATTACCTATTTACTATCTTCGTGGTATCCCTAATAGGAATACAGGAAATTTATGGCACAAAGGTTGAACAAACAGTGCAAACCTTGGACGAAAAATCGAATCCATTAGCGAATCTAATACTAAACGAAAATGGAATTGGAGATGTCAGCGGCAAGGGAGACCAGACAAAGGGCACTTCATCGAGAGTGAAACGACAATTCTATTATgatccatattattattatcgcaGACCAGGCAAGTTTCTCAACGTTTCGATAAAATTATCTATTAGCTAATGGTCAATtacataatgaaattataatgttattggGCATAATTGAGTGGCTTATAGGAAGATATAATACGAAATGCTCTACCTACAAAATAGTTAATGCATGTTATTAATTGAATTACCATCAGATTGTCCGGCTTTGTACTTAATGAAttgttttaactaattaaaaattaaatgtaaagagCCTTCATTAAATCATAAATGTTTGCTTAAAATTCTATAAACagcatttatttcattaattattttttttcttcaattcgTAACGCGATTAAAATGCATCCAAAGTGCAACGACAGCCAATATTCTTGAGTCGcccatataaaaaaaacgcaatGTACGCGAAACGATTACGCTGATGCCgagaaaaataataacgtttcttttatatttcagtacCAGTCCCAGTGCCTATTGTGGTTGGTGGTTTGGGAATAGGCGGGTTTGGCTTCGGTAGAGGCTTTGGAGGAAGAGGCTTTGGGTTCGGCGGTCGCGGGTTTGGTGGGCGAGGGTTCGGCGGACGTGGCTTCGGCGGAAGAGGTTTCGGCGGAAGGGGTTTCGGCGGAAGAGGCTTCGGAGGAAGAGGTTTTGGTGGCAGAGGATTCGGCGGTTTTGGTGGAAGGAGAGGGTAAATAAAGCTCACAGATGAATTTGAATTTTCGTTTGAATTTTAAAGACTGCACTGACACcaagaagtttattttaagcAGAAAGAAGAAGGAATAATAGTAGAATAATATTGTACTGATAGATTAGTTATGTAATATTTGTGATTGAttttgtacatttaatttaaataaaacattatttgaatattgattgagcttttgttttaaagctaAAAACCAAACGCATTTAACATACTTTcccaaaataatttaagtatgacataatttatttaaaatagatacaTATTCAAAAAGATGAAAtactttagtattttaaataatcgaaaataattcaaaataaagacTGTTCTGTTGAACGAGTTGTTTTAGTCACCAAGCCAAAACCCACTGTTATTGATCATgacgtgatccacgaatgtttgatGCGACTCGTCAAGCATTCGGGTGTCTGTGTGTATGGGTCTAGAATGGTTGTTAAACACCCTGtgacacaataatttaattatttagtaagtctttccaaaaaaaaaaaaactcaatgtATATTATATCAGCCGCAAAGTTATCTGTGGTCATTTGTAAATGACAGTGACAGTAACGACATCAACAAAAAACATATGTCAAAATGTCAGTCAGTAGTACGTTGTTGCTGTGTAGCAACAGTAGGCGATGCTAGGTCGCGAGCCGCAAGGTTCAGTgctttataacttaattaatattcgtTCGCACTCGGCTAAATCAAGGTGCCATAGTTGACTTACAAATAATTGTGTAATCTTGTACTCTAACAGCATCAAATTGAAAGCAAATGATTTGATGTTTtggacattaaattaaaatggatgGTACTTACGACGAGATCATCTCCGATAACCCATTCTTCGTCGAATTAAAGACCGAATACGCAAGTTTATTTCAACACTGTATCACACAGTCTTGGGTAATATGTGTGCCGCGGATCGGAAGTTTGAGTACACGAGTGTTCGCAGTCGAAGACTTTTGTGCCCATTTACTAGTGCCCAGTGACGAGTTACCGGAGACACATTACAGTACACTCACTGAGAAGCAAGTCACAGTCTCCAATAAAGTGATCACTCTCGAAGTTACCAAAGGCTTACCCCTACAAAGTCATATACTGTTTGAAGAGACATTTTACACAGAAGACTTCATCAAATACAAAGTGTGGTGCATAGAAACTCCTCTTGAACCTACTGCCAATTTTAGTGATAACACAATATCCAAAGAATACCTCACTTCCATCAATGACTGCATTGATTTACTCTGGACACAAGCAGCGGGCCGTCAAGTGCTAGATCAAATTGAACACAGTGTAAAAGTgttcttaaagaaaaacacaGCATTACCTGTGGCAGTTGGACCTCTTAGAGACACAGTAAGTGAATTATACACACAATGCTTACAGATAGCTCTGCAAAACAGAAGACTAAGGGACAAGTCAAAGTCCTGCAAACAAGTTTTGGAGAACATCAAGCTAGCTGTCGAGTGTTACATGCAACACCTAGTGTTTGAAGCATTGTTCAAGCCGATCTGCACCTGCTGCGCCTATGAAGACTCACATCTTAACAAAAAGATCAGAAACATGTGTGACATACAACTCAGAGACTTAGATATAAAGAAGGAACTATACCATGCTGTACCTAAAGCTAAGCAGATTCTGGCTAAGATAGATACATGCAACACAGTACTAGAAAAGGTGCTGTGTTTGAAACAAGCCTTAAACGCTATCAACAAGAAGGATGACAGCAACAATGTTGTTCTACTAACAGCTGATGACTTGTTACCAGTATTTGTGTTCCTGGTCATCAAGTCTGGCCTTCCAAACTGGTACAGTCAACTTATGTACATGAAGGAGTTCCGCTTCAGTGGAGTGGGTAAAGGGGATGGTGATGAGAGTGCCTTCCTTATAACAACTTTAGAAGCTGTCATAGAACACATTCAGTCTGGGGCTCTAGCTGGCCCTCCAGACCCTGAGTCATACTACTATGAAAGCAACCTGACAGAAGAAAACCTTAATGGAAAAGAAAGGAGGAACAGTTTAACTGAGTCCATTTCAACAAGTGACACTAATAGCAAAGAGGAAACATTGGAATACATATTTGAACTCATCAAAGCAAATCACTGTGAACAAGTGCAGGCAATATTGATGAGAAACCAGAAACACATTCAAACTATGCAACAGAATGAAGATAACATccttaaaattacttttgagaACAACCTTAcggatgacgatgatgatgatagtgaCACAGAAATATATCACAAACTCTGTCATCCATTATGTAACTGTAAAAAATGTTGCTGCAAGCTATCCAAAAACCTATTGAAGACATCCCCTACTGTAACATCAAGAGACAGCCATGGACTAACAGCATTGCATGTTGCATGCATTCATGGTAAAGCTACCATAGTTGAATATCTGACTGAAATGGGTGCGGAGGTTAATGCAACAGACCTCAATGAGTGCACTCCACTTCACTATGCAGCATCTAGAGGTCACCAGAATGCTTTACTGTTGCTATTACATTCTGGAGCAAATATAAATCAAGCCAACATTGACCAGAACACCCCACTACACATGGCTGTCAATAATGGCCATCTCAATTGTGTCAAGGCACTTATATACTTTGCTGAGCACAGCCGGAGGAAGATTAGAATAAATTGTGTGAATGAGAGTGGCAATACGCCTCTTCATCTAGCCTCTAAGTGGGGCTATGAAGGCATAGCTAAATTACTCATAGAAAATGGAGCTGAACCATCTCTGCAGAATCGAAGTAATAAAACAGCTTTTGATTATGCacataatttaaagattttacaaGTCCTCAAATCTTGTACGCCTAATTTGTATGAGTACATTCATATAACTAGTTCTAACGTAAAGACATTGAACTGTAAAACTGATAATCCTGCTTCACTTCATCTGCAGAAAATgagtatgaaattaaatgacaCTAATAACCAAGTGTCAAAAGCTgtagaaaacttaaaattaattgatagaATTTTAAAAGCTATATCTTATGGTGATGTGAAACTTGCctgtttttatatgaatataaattactcTGCCTATCTAGAGATTAAGGATAAACCTGAGGCTTTAAAACTATCAGCCACTAGCCAATGCCACCCTCTGTGCGAATGTCAggtttgtaaaaaaacaaaacaatgttcatCAGACTTTGACATTAATTTTTCAGACACACATGGTTTCACCGCCTTGCACTATTCGGCTCGATATGGTTTAGACGAAATGTGTAAGATTCTGATACTCAATAAAGCCAATATAAACTGTGTTAATAAAAAGGGTCAGACTCCACTTCATTTAGCAGCTTTGAATAACAAAACTTATGTAATTCGGTTACTTTTAGAAAGCGGCGCGAATATAAATGCGATCGATTTGGCAGGAAACACGCCATTACATGACGTCAGTGCTATGGGTAACATAGGTGCAGCTAAAATACTTATGAATTACAACCCTGATCTAACAATGCTCAATGGAGCGGATAAAACTGCTCTGACCCTTGCTAAAGAAAAAGTTCACTTAACCATCATagatttaattgataaatatacGAATAGATTGGAATAAATGTATTGATAAGGATCTGTATAGATAAGAGCTATTTTCGAATATAAATGTTCTTAGAACATTTAGAATGTAAGGAcacaatatgtatttttgtagcttTAACTTTTTAGTATGGATATTGATCGCGTTTGATAACATTCCacaatgtgttttatttgtaatagatTATTCTTTTATCGATATTATTTTCTGATAGATTTGTAACAATCGTACAactcatacatattttatatactaaAATGTACAAGCTTTTAGCATTTAGATTTCTCGGCCATATTCAACtgtgtataaatactttttaagtggGTATTGTCTGAAGGTCACTAAACCTGCTGTGTTCGTAATATTTTGCCATTTGCACAAATACGGTCTCAACTTAAATGTCTGTGCCATTATGTACTCTACTTAACCCACAGTAACACAGGATACTTCTAAGACTGATATtaacaatagtatttttaagttttactaaaaatcattgttactttatttttaagttttgactGACAATAATACATAGCGAAGCCTTTATTTTTCTGTCAACCTGTAGAAATAAAAGAGCAtctcacaataaaattgtatatttttttatttgatagttaGATATTcactatataaatatacaaataatttgagCATCGGTTAGTTTCAATCGATACAAACTGGATCAATTTTGAACTCATATACATatcaaaatttaacttttatcaATATCACTTGGTAAATTGTTTAGCTACGTATAAAATGCCAATCTCTATGTTACATATCACCTACTTCgatcaatattaatttcacttataaaataacttacagTTTGTCGCGGTTTACGCCTATTAGTTGGCTAATTATTCTagattaagtacctacctagctaattatttacaatttacagGAACAtcaataacacaaattaataacGAGTGATTCATTACGTGAGTTTGTCACTTTCCCTATAAATAAACCACCAGGAGTGGGAGTATGAACTTTGAGTATGCTGTAAAACATAACCATTCTATattgagaatattattttaagtgactcatcatttaaatacattttttatctattaactgtataaaatgtttgtccACAATgcctttttgaaataataagacTGAGGAAAATTTGGTGTTATAAAGCGACATAGGTACACAACACATGTGCAACTCGCTAATCACTTTTAAAGTTATCGTGAGTTTGAGACGCTTGCTTAGAGcagtcaatattttatacaaatcaaGGTCTTTCTGATAGCAAAAATACTATCGATGTATATCTAAATCTTTATAGAGGGGAGTTATACAATTTTTAGGTTAGCACATGTGTCTATctgttcaaaaatatacaagccGACCTTGGCATTATCGTGAAGTAAAACTGGTTTAGATAATTGCAAtgccttataaaaaaaaccttgtcGCTGACTCGTAGGTATAATTAATCATGATTCTAATAATGTGAGTTTCTCTACAGTAACGTAGTCAGTATGGTcaccttaaataaatataatttttgtctgcatttatacattttatgctCCCAAAAATAGGTTTAAGTTAGAAACTTAGTTTATAATACTACATATACATGAGTGTTTTTGATAACTGGGAATTCTTTCGATAAGTCTAACATTACGCCCCTTAAATGTGTATCGAAAAGAGAATCGTCTACGTAATCTTTGAAACGACTATCgcaataatgtattaaaaactctAATGGCGGTGACATCATAAACGTTTTAAAGGAACATTATAAACATAATCTGCATAAATTacgaaatttcaaaatatattacgaaGGCAGGTAGGCACCTTGAATCACATTTACCGCATTAGAAAAAACTTTACCTAACcgtgtaaattataattttgcatgttGTTAATAAACGATGCACGTAATGAATCACACGAGATATAAAAAGTCccctataattttatattttaatctatttgtgtgtgtttaatttatttcactacCGTAAATACCACAATTTAATTCCATATAAAACATTGATGTGGGACACTTCGCGTAACACGTGATtgcatttctttaaaatattataaaacttacaTTAATTCTTACACTAAATCGTACTCGATAAAGTATTCTATAGATTTATATTAAGAGGTCgacaatcaaattaattaatttcatatataCGTCAACACATAGCAAACAAGACTCACAAATTTATagcaccaaaaaaatattaattataaatatcaacaatcaaataataataataataaaaaaacaatttattcagtGTGATGATAACTTCCTAATACCGTATAATGCACTTTAATATGCATCATGAATTCATTATAATAgcattatagattttttataacaaataaaatgttctcACACTTATCGTTAAAATATGCAGGAATTGATTAACGGATAtcattgtattaataaaacatttattcaactTCGTCATCACACATTGAAACgttgataaaagtaaaataaaatatcaagtcGTCTGTGTACTCTACCCAAGATTATCACAAAAGCCGTAATCATTAAGAACgcgtaattaatttaataaaattctttgaCATTGACccataaatttcaaaatcagtatctaatatttaaattccaatATTGAATATCGCCAAAACATACATAAG is a window from the Trichoplusia ni isolate ovarian cell line Hi5 chromosome 3, tn1, whole genome shotgun sequence genome containing:
- the LOC113492023 gene encoding ankyrin repeat domain-containing protein 27-like encodes the protein MDGTYDEIISDNPFFVELKTEYASLFQHCITQSWVICVPRIGSLSTRVFAVEDFCAHLLVPSDELPETHYSTLTEKQVTVSNKVITLEVTKGLPLQSHILFEETFYTEDFIKYKVWCIETPLEPTANFSDNTISKEYLTSINDCIDLLWTQAAGRQVLDQIEHSVKVFLKKNTALPVAVGPLRDTVSELYTQCLQIALQNRRLRDKSKSCKQVLENIKLAVECYMQHLVFEALFKPICTCCAYEDSHLNKKIRNMCDIQLRDLDIKKELYHAVPKAKQILAKIDTCNTVLEKVLCLKQALNAINKKDDSNNVVLLTADDLLPVFVFLVIKSGLPNWYSQLMYMKEFRFSGVGKGDGDESAFLITTLEAVIEHIQSGALAGPPDPESYYYESNLTEENLNGKERRNSLTESISTSDTNSKEETLEYIFELIKANHCEQVQAILMRNQKHIQTMQQNEDNILKITFENNLTDDDDDDSDTEIYHKLCHPLCNCKKCCCKLSKNLLKTSPTVTSRDSHGLTALHVACIHGKATIVEYLTEMGAEVNATDLNECTPLHYAASRGHQNALLLLLHSGANINQANIDQNTPLHMAVNNGHLNCVKALIYFAEHSRRKIRINCVNESGNTPLHLASKWGYEGIAKLLIENGAEPSLQNRSNKTAFDYAHNLKILQVLKSCTPNLYEYIHITSSNVKTLNCKTDNPASLHLQKMSMKLNDTNNQVSKAVENLKLIDRILKAISYGDVKLACFYMNINYSAYLEIKDKPEALKLSATSQCHPLCECQVCKKTKQCSSDFDINFSDTHGFTALHYSARYGLDEMCKILILNKANINCVNKKGQTPLHLAALNNKTYVIRLLLESGANINAIDLAGNTPLHDVSAMGNIGAAKILMNYNPDLTMLNGADKTALTLAKEKVHLTIIDLIDKYTNRLE
- the LOC113492024 gene encoding H/ACA ribonucleoprotein complex subunit GAR1-like encodes the protein MENYNYLFTIFVVSLIGIQEIYGTKVEQTVQTLDEKSNPLANLILNENGIGDVSGKGDQTKGTSSRVKRQFYYDPYYYYRRPVPVPVPIVVGGLGIGGFGFGRGFGGRGFGFGGRGFGGRGFGGRGFGGRGFGGRGFGGRGFGGRGFGGRGFGGFGGRRG